The following are from one region of the Salvia hispanica cultivar TCC Black 2014 chromosome 1, UniMelb_Shisp_WGS_1.0, whole genome shotgun sequence genome:
- the LOC125201485 gene encoding protein LEAD-SENSITIVE 1-like, which yields MGLLTNRVEKHEIKPGDHIYTYRAVFAYSHHGIFVGGSKVVHFTRVGNTSSSNSEVYDESEECPTFPDCGFRQPDSGVVLSCLDCFLRNGSLYCFEYGVTPSVFIAKVRGGTCTTAASDPTDMVIHRAMYLLQNGFGNYDVFQNNCEDFALYCKTGLLTVDRLGVGRSGQASSVIGAPLAALLSSPLKFLVPSPVGMATVTAGMYCVSRYATDIGVRTDVIKVAVEDLAGTVRWENNEGVAAQDAILERQLLR from the exons ATGGGTCTGCTTACAAACAGAGTGGAGAAGCATGAAATCAAACCTGGGGATCATATCTACACTTACAGAGCCGTCTTTGCTTACTCCCATCACG GTATCTTTGTTGGGGGTAGCAAAGTGGTGCATTTCACCCGTGTTGGAAACACTTCCAGCTCCAACTCTGAAGTATACGACGAAAGTGAAGAATGTCCGACCTTTCCCGACTGTGGATTCAGGCAGCCAGATAGCGGAGTTGTCCTCTCTTGTCTAGATTGCTTTCTCCGCAATGGCTCCCTTTATTGCTTTGAGTATGGAGTGACCCCGTCTGTGTTTATTGCTAAAGTGCGTGGAGGCACCTGCACAACTGCTGCATCCGACCCTACTGACATGGTCATTCACCGAGCAATGTATCTGCTCCAGAATGGATTTGGGAACTACGATGTGTTTCAGAACAACTGTGAGGACTTTGCCCTTTACTGCAAGACGGGGCTACTCACTGTTGACCGGCTTGGGGTTGGAAGAAGCGGGCAGGCCTCCTCTGTGATCGGAGCACCATTGGCAGCTCTCCTTTCGTCCCCTTTGAAATTCCTAGTGCCTAGCCCGGTTGGGATGGCTACAGTGACCGCAGGGATGTACTGTGTGAGCAGGTATGCCACAGATATTGGAGTCCGTACGGATGTCATCAAGGTGGCAGTGGAGGATCTAGCCGGGACTGTCCGTTGGGAGAATAATGAAGGAGTAGCTGCACAAGATGCAATTTTAGAAAGACAACTTCTCAGATAG